The proteins below come from a single Faecalibaculum rodentium genomic window:
- a CDS encoding DUF2812 domain-containing protein, which produces MAQEPENQKNAGLEELEELTQQDRISQIQFNEPELHSFNASDIFELKEEEKPRRSLFGKRSRRKATVRIRREIFDDGQEIQEEAVCTEEPGQEAEPTVFSSSEDVAPAVDELLQTQMPQEEPVSEETVMETETGAGPDSGEAPTIEMDAVTEESLMDHNEEEPEEADAAEPEPSARTTVTEDVLMDEITEETAQAQLGTGQADEEDSEDEEEDEYEDDDEDEYEDQDEEEEEDEDGEYYDDEPDLFEDKKHFLLSQYPIIEDYLSEQSADGYHYVRHTGHKYYFTKGEPQKYYYSIDYFRQEPDNDQWRRLEADGWQLVSKAPARKKKEAGWFIFRHPEEAGEYPKVIDNEEEKYRFFRKYANSCRSTMFLVFICMVCCLITAFLQYEFQGYLWGIAVCAVLFVICLVVFLQYARMLKHAKKRARMLMARLRLKEQQKNRLEMESDEYDTSETEAQLESDWKDLEDDK; this is translated from the coding sequence ATGGCACAGGAACCTGAAAACCAGAAAAACGCCGGCCTGGAAGAGCTTGAAGAACTCACCCAGCAGGACCGGATTTCCCAGATACAATTCAATGAACCGGAGCTTCACTCCTTCAATGCCTCGGACATTTTCGAGCTGAAGGAAGAAGAAAAACCCCGCCGCTCCCTCTTTGGCAAGCGCTCCAGGCGCAAGGCCACGGTCCGGATCCGCCGGGAGATTTTTGACGACGGACAGGAAATCCAGGAAGAAGCCGTGTGTACGGAAGAACCTGGACAGGAAGCGGAACCCACGGTGTTCTCTTCCAGCGAAGATGTGGCGCCGGCTGTGGACGAACTGCTCCAGACACAGATGCCGCAGGAGGAACCGGTGAGTGAGGAAACTGTCATGGAAACAGAAACCGGCGCAGGCCCGGATTCCGGGGAAGCGCCCACCATTGAAATGGATGCCGTGACAGAAGAAAGCCTCATGGACCACAACGAGGAAGAACCGGAGGAGGCGGATGCCGCAGAACCGGAACCCTCGGCCAGGACCACTGTCACGGAAGATGTCCTCATGGATGAAATCACCGAAGAAACCGCCCAGGCCCAGCTGGGCACCGGCCAGGCGGATGAGGAGGACTCCGAAGACGAAGAAGAGGACGAGTACGAAGACGATGATGAAGATGAGTACGAGGATCAGGACGAAGAAGAGGAAGAGGACGAAGATGGCGAGTATTATGATGACGAGCCGGATCTGTTCGAAGACAAGAAACACTTCCTGCTGAGCCAGTATCCCATCATTGAGGACTACCTCTCAGAGCAGTCGGCAGACGGCTATCATTATGTCCGTCACACTGGCCACAAGTATTACTTCACCAAGGGAGAACCTCAGAAGTACTACTACTCCATCGACTACTTCCGGCAGGAACCGGACAACGACCAGTGGCGCAGACTGGAAGCAGACGGCTGGCAACTGGTCTCCAAGGCTCCTGCCCGCAAGAAGAAGGAGGCCGGCTGGTTCATCTTCCGGCACCCGGAAGAAGCCGGTGAATATCCAAAGGTGATCGACAACGAAGAAGAGAAATACCGCTTCTTCCGCAAATACGCGAACTCCTGCCGCAGCACCATGTTCCTGGTCTTCATCTGCATGGTCTGCTGCCTCATCACCGCCTTCCTTCAGTATGAATTCCAGGGCTATCTCTGGGGCATCGCCGTCTGTGCTGTGCTCTTTGTGATCTGCCTCGTGGTGTTCCTCCAGTATGCGCGGATGCTCAAGCATGCCAAGAAACGGGCCCGGATGCTCATGGCCAGGCTCCGGCTGAAGGAACAGCAGAAAAACCGCCTGGAGATGGAATCCGACGAATACGATACCTCGGAGACCGAAGCCCAGCTGGAAAGCGACTGGAAGGATCTGGAAGACGACAAATAG
- a CDS encoding IS110 family transposase: MAVRNRKPVCVGLDVHRNNVWACVTFKDPAKGKDGLVFVTKKFDSNHSDLASMCEWIYTTLPDLEDRPIDVYMESTGKYSTPVFDVCEEMGLKPHIVNPKHVRTIAGQKTDQKDCAWIAELGANGLLRESYIPVRELRESRRLSRSRTKLVQERGDTIRRIRNILTEANIRMDLVFSGIEGESARSVIEYLLTTEEPDLEEVKKRIRKSCRIMRFSTHKERKEKEEELRKAFAGAKFSSVQKFELENAYERVDRLTAQIQRYEQMMTEILEPFKSYLDLLDSIPGISGLSAMQILSETGTDMGQFKNEKHFISWCGLCPQSNQSNNKHKSVKIGKGGYYLKPVLIQCALNAVKHPYFKGKYEAIAARRGKKRALIAIARKMMVLAYHMFQTGEYFQERKKQIPAVLEKEQSEREQSMETSAEETDAPAIIRTAKEIVEMLQNTDDEMKHKIEQLLAQIGIAQCEYQTGAISTI, from the coding sequence ATGGCTGTTCGTAACAGAAAACCGGTCTGTGTCGGTTTGGATGTCCATAGAAATAATGTCTGGGCCTGTGTGACCTTCAAAGATCCGGCCAAAGGGAAAGACGGGCTTGTGTTCGTCACCAAAAAATTTGACTCAAATCATTCAGATCTTGCCTCAATGTGTGAATGGATCTATACAACTCTTCCGGATCTGGAAGACAGGCCGATAGATGTTTATATGGAATCGACCGGAAAGTATTCCACCCCTGTTTTTGATGTCTGTGAGGAAATGGGATTGAAACCCCATATCGTCAACCCAAAGCACGTCCGGACCATAGCCGGACAAAAAACGGACCAGAAAGACTGTGCCTGGATCGCTGAACTTGGGGCCAACGGTCTGTTGAGAGAGTCATATATCCCGGTCCGGGAGCTTCGGGAATCCAGAAGGCTCTCACGGTCCAGAACTAAACTGGTACAGGAAAGAGGGGATACGATCCGAAGGATCCGGAATATTCTGACAGAAGCGAATATCCGTATGGATCTTGTTTTTTCCGGGATCGAAGGAGAGTCGGCCCGAAGTGTGATCGAATACCTGCTCACGACAGAGGAACCGGATTTGGAGGAAGTGAAAAAGCGGATACGGAAAAGCTGCCGGATCATGCGGTTCTCCACCCATAAAGAGCGCAAAGAAAAAGAAGAAGAACTTCGCAAAGCATTCGCTGGTGCAAAGTTCTCCTCCGTCCAGAAATTCGAGCTTGAAAATGCGTATGAAAGAGTTGACCGACTCACTGCGCAAATCCAACGCTACGAACAAATGATGACGGAAATTCTCGAACCATTCAAGTCCTATCTTGATTTGCTTGATTCCATCCCGGGAATCTCCGGGCTTTCGGCGATGCAGATACTAAGCGAAACAGGAACAGACATGGGACAGTTCAAGAACGAGAAGCACTTCATAAGCTGGTGTGGACTGTGCCCTCAAAGCAATCAGAGCAACAACAAACATAAATCGGTCAAAATTGGAAAAGGCGGATATTATCTAAAGCCTGTGTTGATTCAATGTGCTCTGAACGCAGTGAAGCACCCATATTTCAAGGGGAAGTATGAGGCTATCGCAGCCCGACGCGGTAAAAAACGCGCATTGATTGCGATTGCGAGAAAGATGATGGTTCTTGCCTATCATATGTTCCAGACAGGTGAATATTTCCAAGAGAGAAAGAAACAGATCCCGGCGGTATTGGAAAAAGAACAGAGTGAGCGGGAACAGAGTATGGAGACATCAGCAGAGGAAACAGATGCTCCAGCAATTATCAGGACCGCAAAAGAGATCGTAGAGATGCTGCAGAATACAGATGATGAGATGAAACACAAGATAGAGCAGTTACTGGCCCAGATAGGAATTGCTCAATGTGAATATCAAACTGGAGCGATATCAACGATTTAG
- a CDS encoding FeoB-associated Cys-rich membrane protein codes for MSAGDILILLVLTLVLTLIFRSASRKKKTGCSGDCAHCGQVDWEKIRCELREEKERKRKEESAGKWS; via the coding sequence ATGAGCGCCGGTGATATACTGATCCTTCTTGTTCTGACACTCGTGCTGACGCTGATTTTCCGCAGCGCATCCAGGAAGAAAAAAACCGGCTGCAGCGGTGACTGTGCCCATTGCGGGCAGGTGGACTGGGAAAAGATCCGCTGTGAGCTCCGGGAAGAAAAAGAACGCAAAAGGAAAGAGGAATCAGCCGGGAAATGGTCCTGA
- the feoB gene encoding ferrous iron transport protein B, giving the protein MKTIALAGNPNSGKTTLFNALTGSRQHTGNWPGVTVEKKEGRLKNHEDILIQDLPGIYSLSPYTLEEVVSRAYLVKEQPDMVLDIVDGTNIERNLYLTTQLLELNLPVVLAVNMADMVRASGNTLDLKKLSAVLGCPVISISALKKEGLDELTAELAKPQPTGHCPDSFEPQVVQALEEIQKLLADKVPPQSLYWYAVKAFERDERVLEELHLDPEQTRRLEAIVTKVEKEYDDDAESILTTQRYDYIERILAGCFTKKATASSLSLSDKIDRVVTNRWLALPVFVLIMWGIYTIAMGQTVVSIGTMGTDWVNDVLFGEWIPNGVETLLTTLGVGEVLSRLIQDGIVAGVGAVLGFVPQILVLFFLLSILEDCGYMSRVAFIMDRLFRRFGLSGKSFIPLLVVTGCGVPGIMASRTIEQDRDRKLTIMTTGFIPCGAKMPIIGLFAGAVFGQSAWVATSAFVIGIGAVVVSGIILKKFKVFAGEPAPFVMELPAYHWPTLTSLLASTWERGWSFIKRAGTLILASSIILWFLQSFGIVNGSLSLVEDNNVSLLAGLGHMLAWIFVPLGWAGDMAWKATVATFTGLIAKEEVVNTFGVLYAGLGEVSEEGTEIWAAVAADFSAVTAWSFLIFNLLCAPCFAAMGAIKREMNNWKWTLASIGYMCGFAYVVSLIVYQIGGLFTGEVTFSVFSVVAFALLGLLLVLLFRKGYSGRDDTIHTAMALESGK; this is encoded by the coding sequence ATGAAGACGATTGCACTGGCGGGAAACCCCAACAGCGGCAAGACCACGCTGTTCAACGCCCTGACCGGTTCCAGACAGCATACCGGAAACTGGCCGGGTGTCACGGTGGAGAAAAAGGAAGGACGCCTGAAAAATCACGAGGACATACTGATTCAGGACCTCCCGGGAATCTACTCCCTGTCACCCTACACGCTGGAAGAAGTCGTGAGCCGGGCGTATCTGGTGAAGGAACAGCCGGATATGGTGCTGGACATCGTGGATGGCACCAACATTGAGCGCAATCTCTATCTCACGACACAGCTGCTCGAACTGAATCTGCCGGTGGTGCTGGCAGTCAACATGGCAGACATGGTCAGGGCCAGCGGCAATACACTGGATCTGAAAAAGCTCTCAGCCGTGCTTGGCTGCCCGGTGATCTCGATTTCTGCCCTGAAAAAAGAGGGACTGGATGAACTGACTGCCGAGCTGGCAAAGCCGCAGCCCACAGGACATTGTCCGGACAGTTTCGAACCGCAGGTTGTGCAGGCTCTTGAAGAAATCCAGAAGCTTCTAGCAGACAAGGTCCCGCCCCAGTCGCTGTACTGGTATGCGGTGAAAGCCTTTGAACGCGACGAACGGGTGCTGGAAGAACTGCACCTGGATCCGGAACAGACCCGCAGGCTGGAAGCCATTGTCACAAAGGTGGAAAAAGAGTATGACGATGACGCAGAGTCGATCCTGACCACACAGCGCTACGATTACATCGAGCGGATCCTGGCAGGGTGCTTCACGAAAAAGGCGACGGCCTCCAGCCTGTCATTGTCGGACAAAATCGACCGGGTGGTGACCAACCGCTGGCTGGCTCTGCCGGTCTTCGTGCTCATCATGTGGGGGATCTATACCATTGCCATGGGCCAAACCGTAGTGTCCATTGGCACCATGGGCACGGACTGGGTCAACGATGTGCTCTTCGGGGAATGGATCCCCAATGGGGTGGAAACGCTGCTGACAACCCTGGGCGTAGGCGAGGTGCTCTCGAGGCTGATCCAGGACGGCATTGTGGCGGGTGTCGGCGCGGTCCTGGGCTTCGTGCCCCAGATCCTGGTGCTGTTTTTTTTGCTCTCCATACTGGAAGACTGCGGCTACATGAGCCGTGTGGCCTTCATCATGGACCGGCTGTTCCGGCGCTTTGGCCTTTCGGGCAAGAGCTTCATTCCGCTGCTTGTCGTCACAGGCTGCGGCGTGCCTGGCATTATGGCCAGCCGCACCATTGAACAGGACCGGGACCGGAAGCTGACGATCATGACCACGGGCTTCATCCCCTGTGGCGCCAAAATGCCCATCATTGGCCTCTTTGCCGGAGCGGTATTCGGCCAGAGCGCCTGGGTGGCCACAAGCGCCTTTGTGATCGGCATTGGGGCGGTCGTGGTTTCCGGCATCATCCTCAAGAAATTCAAGGTATTTGCCGGAGAACCGGCTCCGTTTGTCATGGAACTGCCGGCCTATCACTGGCCTACACTGACCAGCCTGCTCGCTTCCACATGGGAAAGAGGCTGGTCGTTCATCAAACGCGCCGGAACGCTGATTCTGGCCAGCAGCATCATTCTGTGGTTCCTGCAGAGTTTTGGAATCGTCAACGGATCGCTGTCGCTGGTGGAAGACAACAATGTCTCGCTTCTGGCAGGTCTGGGCCACATGCTGGCATGGATCTTTGTGCCCCTGGGATGGGCGGGAGACATGGCCTGGAAAGCCACCGTGGCGACATTCACGGGTCTCATTGCCAAGGAGGAAGTGGTCAACACCTTCGGAGTGCTGTATGCCGGGCTGGGCGAAGTCTCCGAAGAAGGAACCGAAATCTGGGCGGCGGTGGCTGCGGATTTCAGTGCCGTCACGGCATGGAGTTTCCTGATCTTCAACCTTCTGTGCGCTCCGTGCTTCGCGGCCATGGGTGCCATCAAGCGGGAGATGAACAACTGGAAATGGACCCTGGCCTCCATTGGCTATATGTGCGGATTCGCCTATGTGGTGTCGCTCATCGTGTACCAGATCGGCGGACTGTTCACAGGGGAAGTGACTTTCAGCGTCTTCAGTGTGGTGGCCTTCGCCCTGCTGGGCCTGCTGCTGGTCCTGCTGTTCCGGAAGGGATACAGTGGCAGGGATGACACGATCCATACAGCCATGGCGCTGGAATCCGGAAAATAA